A section of the Candidatus Aegiribacteria sp. genome encodes:
- a CDS encoding PQQ-binding-like beta-propeller repeat protein has protein sequence MTFGMILTAILISVTNLTITEPVDGETYDGDWLPLRAIVENENELPDSVHYNLNGQTAVLIPRLNTDWYTYMQNDLHHGYSESPAPHDNTVLWTAPITGTVHEFPTPVVVDGLVYYPQDSGGEDLYALDAATGEVEWVFTGTGYTDDAVTVKDGKLYTASDSIWCIDALEGEMIWVFGDADWHGSTPAVSNGKVYCSGYNNQIMDLYCLDALTGSKIWSIEDFPGHCASCMTVWQNLLIIPSVSNMQYEGALFAVDCNTGEIMWINKFPPSDYWDSSPNIVDGIIYIGCMDGYLRAIDAVFGETVWLSNICNSNAITATPAYHNRNIYVGGQDPPFASVDSLAGVFNWLQDYEIHGSPAVADGMVFFGDYSHNDSARVISLDCTTGDTVWTYMTTANRFQGSPSIVDGVLYIPAIDGNLYAFGTGLKYTYREDYFYADVGPNELIVTSFDNGAAVAADTINFTVTQTGISLEPSTRLALCASPNPFYSSASISFELSEPGWTSVTVYDLSGRIVRTLENSELGNGQHSIIWDGRKENGEVVSAGLYICRIQSGGVSENTGLCLLR, from the coding sequence ATGACTTTCGGAATGATCCTCACAGCAATCCTGATATCAGTTACCAATCTTACAATTACCGAACCTGTTGATGGTGAAACCTACGATGGAGACTGGCTCCCACTCCGAGCCATCGTTGAGAATGAGAATGAGCTCCCTGACTCAGTACACTACAACCTCAATGGACAGACTGCCGTCCTTATACCCCGCTTGAATACTGACTGGTATACCTACATGCAGAATGATCTGCATCATGGTTATTCGGAATCTCCAGCGCCTCATGACAACACGGTGCTTTGGACAGCGCCTATCACTGGAACAGTGCATGAGTTCCCCACGCCTGTTGTTGTGGATGGATTGGTATACTATCCGCAGGATTCTGGCGGGGAAGATCTGTATGCTCTGGACGCCGCCACTGGTGAGGTAGAGTGGGTATTCACCGGAACCGGTTACACTGACGATGCTGTCACAGTCAAAGATGGTAAGCTTTACACAGCCAGTGATTCTATCTGGTGCATTGATGCGCTTGAGGGGGAGATGATCTGGGTTTTCGGTGATGCGGATTGGCATGGAAGTACGCCTGCCGTCAGTAATGGGAAAGTGTATTGTTCCGGATACAATAATCAGATAATGGATCTGTATTGCCTGGATGCCTTAACGGGATCCAAAATATGGTCAATTGAAGATTTTCCCGGTCATTGCGCAAGCTGCATGACAGTGTGGCAGAATCTACTGATCATACCATCTGTCAGCAATATGCAATACGAAGGTGCACTCTTTGCAGTGGATTGCAATACAGGTGAAATTATGTGGATTAATAAATTTCCGCCTTCAGACTACTGGGATTCTTCTCCGAATATAGTCGATGGAATAATATACATTGGTTGTATGGATGGGTATCTACGAGCGATAGATGCTGTATTTGGAGAGACAGTATGGTTGTCGAATATTTGTAATAGTAATGCGATTACAGCAACTCCCGCCTATCATAATCGTAACATATACGTTGGTGGTCAAGATCCTCCTTTCGCTTCTGTAGATTCATTAGCTGGTGTTTTTAATTGGTTGCAGGATTATGAAATACATGGATCTCCTGCTGTTGCTGACGGGATGGTGTTCTTTGGTGACTACTCTCACAACGATAGTGCTAGAGTCATCTCATTGGACTGTACTACTGGAGATACAGTATGGACATATATGACAACTGCTAATCGTTTCCAGGGAAGTCCTTCAATAGTTGATGGAGTTTTGTATATCCCAGCCATCGATGGCAATCTCTACGCCTTCGGGACCGGTCTGAAGTACACGTACCGTGAAGATTATTTCTACGCAGATGTAGGTCCTAATGAGCTAATAGTGACCTCATTCGATAATGGTGCTGCTGTTGCAGCAGATACCATTAATTTCACAGTCACGCAAACTGGTATTTCACTGGAACCTTCCACCAGGCTTGCTTTATGCGCCAGCCCGAATCCATTTTACTCCTCGGCATCAATATCTTTCGAGCTTTCCGAACCGGGATGGACCTCAGTTACAGTGTACGATCTGTCTGGAAGAATCGTCAGAACACTTGAGAATTCAGAGCTTGGAAATGGTCAGCACTCCATCATCTGGGATGGAAGGAAAGAGAATGGTGAGGTTGTTTCGGCTGGACTTTACATATGCAGGATACAGTCAGGTGGGGTTTCAGAAAACACAGGTTTGTGTCTATTGAGATAG
- a CDS encoding ATP-binding protein yields MFRKSEYNVLLNRMREPSRRIQVVSGPRQVGKTTMVRQVLDTLESDGKAIIYATSDLPAPAGSVWIEERWQAARILAMETDAILALDEVQKIRDWSETVKYLWDEEKLRDNPLSVVLLGSSALLMQEGLTESLAGRFELIRMGHWSLNEMHEAFGLDLEEYLVFGGYPGGADLSGDFSRWRKYILDSLIETSISRDILMMTRVDKPVLLRKLFMLACEYSCRKVSYNKMLGQLHDAGNTTTLAHYMELLQDAGLIAGLQKYSGSQIRKRGASPKMLPLNTALISAVKGYDLKYLRENPVYRGRIIEAAVGGHLYRETVSNVENDLTYWNAGGDEVDYVLTERNRVLGLEVYSGSRGHTRRGMARFIRKYPDAEVLLVGGDGVPIEKALRMNPSEYFA; encoded by the coding sequence ATGTTTAGAAAATCTGAATACAACGTACTTCTGAACCGAATGCGAGAACCATCCAGACGAATCCAGGTTGTTTCCGGCCCCAGACAGGTCGGGAAGACAACTATGGTTCGGCAGGTTCTTGACACTCTTGAATCAGATGGAAAAGCAATTATCTACGCAACTTCAGATCTTCCGGCTCCGGCGGGAAGTGTATGGATAGAGGAGCGCTGGCAGGCTGCACGTATTCTCGCTATGGAAACTGATGCTATTCTTGCTTTGGATGAAGTGCAGAAGATACGTGACTGGTCAGAAACTGTGAAGTATCTGTGGGATGAAGAGAAATTGCGGGATAATCCTCTCTCAGTTGTACTTCTTGGTTCATCCGCTCTGCTGATGCAGGAAGGGCTTACGGAAAGCCTCGCCGGGCGCTTTGAATTGATCCGTATGGGGCACTGGTCCCTGAATGAAATGCATGAGGCTTTCGGATTGGATCTGGAGGAGTATCTGGTTTTTGGCGGTTATCCTGGAGGAGCTGACCTTTCAGGTGATTTCAGCAGATGGAGAAAATACATTCTCGATTCACTCATAGAAACATCTATATCACGGGATATCCTTATGATGACGCGAGTAGATAAACCCGTTCTGTTACGGAAACTGTTCATGCTCGCATGTGAATATTCCTGTCGGAAAGTGAGCTACAACAAGATGCTTGGGCAACTTCATGATGCAGGGAATACAACTACACTCGCGCATTACATGGAGCTATTGCAGGATGCTGGATTGATTGCTGGTTTGCAGAAATACTCGGGCAGTCAGATTCGAAAACGCGGTGCAAGTCCGAAGATGCTGCCCTTGAACACAGCACTGATCAGTGCTGTTAAAGGATATGATCTTAAGTATTTAAGAGAGAATCCTGTATACAGAGGAAGGATTATTGAAGCAGCTGTTGGTGGCCATTTGTACAGAGAAACAGTTTCTAATGTGGAAAATGATCTTACTTACTGGAATGCAGGTGGAGATGAAGTGGATTATGTACTGACGGAAAGGAATCGTGTGCTTGGTCTGGAGGTTTACTCAGGTTCAAGAGGTCATACCCGAAGAGGTATGGCAAGATTCATTAGGAAGTATCCGGATGCCGAGGTATTGCTTGTAGGTGGGGATGGCGTTCCGATTGAAAAAGCTCTGCGAATGAACCCTTCTGAATACTTCGCATGA
- a CDS encoding PQQ-binding-like beta-propeller repeat protein, which yields MDFVILLTAILISTTNLTITEPFDGETYNGDWLTVRAIVENENEKADSVHYSLNGQSVIQIPRLNTDWYTYMQNDLHHGYSESPAPTDNTILWTASITGTVHEFPTPVVVDGLVYYPQNEGGDTLFALDATTGDVEWIFTGTGSTDDAVTVKDGRLYTASDSIWCLDALTGERIWAFGDANWTGSTPVVSNGKVYCALRYNESRIYCLDANTGIELWFSEVQGHTVSCMTVWQDMLFIPTYRLGSSIGYLHALDAGTGDVIWENDDSYQGYWDSSPTVVDEVIYIGGYDGYLRAIDANSGETIWETDFGDGITATPAYHAGSLYIGSNYPPFASVNALNGFFNWTSDFTIHGSPGIADGTVFFGENSYNDSARVIALDCVLGDTIWTYMTTATVFDGSPAITDGILYIPAIDGNLYAFGTGLKYTYLDDLYADIGENELIVTAFDEGIAFAADTVNFTVTETGIGPEPSHRLDLSSSRIGLYASPNPFYSTASISFELSEPGYTSMKVYDLSGRIVCSLTESELGSGEHSYIWDGTYQNGEPVSAGLYFCRIQSGNITETTGLCLLK from the coding sequence ATGGATTTCGTAATTCTCCTTACAGCAATCCTCATATCAACCACCAATCTTACAATTACTGAACCTTTCGATGGCGAGACCTATAACGGTGATTGGCTCACCGTCAGGGCCATTGTGGAGAACGAAAACGAGAAAGCCGACTCAGTCCACTACTCGCTCAACGGTCAATCAGTGATTCAGATACCAAGGTTAAACACCGATTGGTACACATATATGCAGAATGACCTGCATCACGGTTACTCGGAATCACCTGCCCCAACGGACAATACAATACTCTGGACTGCGTCAATTACCGGGACTGTGCACGAATTCCCCACCCCTGTTGTTGTGGATGGATTGGTATACTACCCACAGAACGAGGGAGGAGACACGCTGTTTGCGCTGGATGCAACTACCGGTGATGTGGAGTGGATATTCACTGGAACTGGCTCCACAGACGATGCTGTTACAGTAAAAGACGGCAGGCTGTACACAGCAAGTGATTCTATCTGGTGCCTTGACGCCCTGACAGGAGAGCGAATCTGGGCTTTCGGTGATGCCAATTGGACTGGAAGTACACCTGTTGTGAGTAATGGTAAAGTCTACTGTGCTCTTCGATACAATGAAAGCCGGATCTATTGCCTTGATGCAAACACAGGCATTGAGCTTTGGTTTAGCGAAGTACAAGGTCATACTGTAAGCTGCATGACAGTTTGGCAGGATATGCTGTTCATCCCCACATACCGTCTTGGTTCATCAATTGGCTATTTGCATGCTTTGGATGCAGGTACTGGAGATGTAATCTGGGAAAATGATGACTCTTATCAAGGTTATTGGGATTCATCGCCAACTGTAGTCGACGAAGTTATCTACATTGGAGGATATGATGGTTATCTACGTGCAATTGATGCCAATTCCGGAGAGACCATTTGGGAAACCGATTTTGGAGATGGAATTACTGCTACTCCCGCCTATCATGCAGGTTCTCTTTACATAGGTTCGAATTATCCACCCTTTGCATCGGTGAATGCGTTGAATGGATTCTTCAATTGGACAAGTGATTTCACTATACATGGTTCACCCGGGATTGCAGACGGAACAGTGTTCTTTGGTGAAAACTCTTACAACGATAGTGCAAGAGTGATTGCCCTGGATTGTGTCCTTGGAGATACCATCTGGACTTATATGACAACGGCAACCGTCTTCGACGGTAGTCCTGCAATCACTGACGGGATTCTATACATCCCGGCGATTGACGGAAATCTCTATGCTTTTGGCACAGGTTTGAAGTACACATATCTGGATGATCTCTACGCCGATATCGGTGAGAACGAGCTTATAGTCACCGCTTTCGATGAGGGCATCGCCTTTGCCGCTGATACCGTTAACTTCACTGTTACCGAGACAGGGATTGGACCGGAGCCCTCACACAGACTTGACCTAAGTTCTTCCAGAATTGGTTTATATGCAAGCCCGAATCCCTTCTATTCCACCGCATCCATCTCATTTGAGCTTTCCGAGCCGGGATACACTTCAATGAAAGTGTATGACCTTTCCGGCAGGATTGTATGCTCCCTGACAGAGTCTGAGCTTGGATCTGGAGAGCACTCTTATATCTGGGATGGCACGTACCAGAACGGAGAGCCTGTTTCAGCCGGTCTTTACTTCTGCAGAATTCAATCCGGAAATATCACAGAAACAACCGGCCTGTGTCTGTTGAAATGA